A region of the Scylla paramamosain isolate STU-SP2022 chromosome 24, ASM3559412v1, whole genome shotgun sequence genome:
CTAAAACACAACTGAGCAAAACAACGCCTTACTATAAAATGAAAGcagcaagcagcagcaacaacagcagcaggagcaccAGGAGTGCTCTGACCAATGTCAAAGACCTTGTGACTGTCATGGGTGCAAGTTACTGATACCATAGCACCTGAACCAGTGTACCTGTCACGCATGAACTGGATGCATATGCCTACAAGCACAAGGTATGGTGCATCACACAGGTGCAAACAGGTgtctgggaaaacaaaacaaagcagaaaGGTGGCTAAAATAACTTGTTGGCAACCTAACCGTGAAACATTTCCTGAGTGGTCCTGCATGACTCATCTCACGATACACGCATAAATTAACACAGTACAGTCGTCTCATTAACCCTACACCTGCCACAAGCATGAGCAGTGACGAGCAAATGTGCCAGGGGTGAGGACCCAGCAAGGCACCACACCTATCACCACCTATGacccttttcatcattttcttatagcctcctccacctcacacaCCTCTACACACACTGCGCCGCTCACAGCTCGTCTCCTTCCCAGGCGCTACGTGAAGTGGGAGTGCCAGATGCTGACAAGAGGAACACAAATAACACGGAGCATCGGCacgtccatcctcctcctcttcttgtgacCGCTCGGCTAGGCATCGCTTAGATCTTCGTCTACTTCAGCTGTCTCTTGGGTTTTATGCTGGAATTTGACACTTTCCTTACTTATCAGTGACCTTTTAGTACATTTGATCGTTTGTTCagtctctttcttatcttcacaTAACTTGCACCAGCGTAGCAGAGATTCCTCTAACTTCCACCTCTCTGGTCTCCTGTGCCAGTACGTGTTTCCTAATGCCAAGACGATGATTTacataaaatacatgaatatttcacgtttttctctAGTTTTAAGACTGAaactatataaataaaaaaaataccatacaAGGAAAATAGCCACTCGGTCCTAAACATTTGTTACTTAAGTGCTAAATGTATAACAAACTAATCATACATTCTCCTTCGTACCTCTTAGGATTTCATACGTAGCCTACTTGGTGCTTCTTCTAATCTAACAGCTTCCAAGGCTtctacatcctcctcttcaatttttttttttttttttgcttcccgtgtttcttcttttcctagaaatgacagatttttttttttctgccacctCTTCTGTGTTCTTTCGGATCACCTAAAATTCTTCAGTTAGAAACTTGAGTTTCTACtgttccttgttctcctttcttAGACATTTGAGTTTTATCTCATCTCGTGTAGATATCATAAGCTATATTTCCAAGATTTCTCTTCAGGTTCTTCcagccttccttttctctttccctacgTGGAATACAATTTAATTTCCCGCCTGGTCCTCAACCGCGCCGtaacacacacagtaaacaaaCACATGATGACGTAACCACTCAAGCGGCAAGCAGCGGAAATATGAGCCactaaaaatagtaatataacAGTAAAACTATAAATAAGAGTCAGAATTCAAACCGCttatgtaaataagaaaaaaaaaaaagtctaatatGTGATCCTACACGTTTATTTAAGTTTTGCTTCATGTATTAGCAAAGGGAATGAGAGGGTAGTATATTAGGATAGAACAATGATATAGCTAGTGGTTAACACTGTAGTGATGGAATATGACAAAGAGATTGGTTgttaaataaaggataaaatcACAATTATCAATGAATCATTATTGATGTgcttgaaaataaaacaagaaccaagtaaaaaataaagaattaatcCATGCCTCATCGGGATCATCCCAGACATTACAGCCAGAGGGTGGGTTCCTTCACGCTCCGGACAACATCACAATGAGGGAATCTGAGGTTGCATGTTCATTCGCTATTGTTACATTGTTCATGCCACGGGAAGCATAATTTTCAATTTGCGTAAACTCGTCCTCTGTGAGTGCTTCGACATCCCACAGCGGGATAGCCGCGGGCCGCGAGTGACAGTACTGGGAGTAAGGGCAGCCCACTAGATACAATGTAGAATTCCATGTGAATCGTGCAATCGTGACGCCACGATGGTGACCTTGCTCTGACAGCCACCACAGGCCCAGACACTTGGCCGTGTTGCCGTACTGGTAAGGATCAGGCATGTCATTGCAGCACTCAGCCTTGTCCAACTTGTAATATAACAcataggaaggggaggagggcgggaagggaaggaaggaagcgtgGCAAGGGTTACCTTGAAGCACCTTGGCACTACTGATGTTGTGAGCGAGGTCCATTCTCCACATGTCCAGTTGGAGGCGATGAACGTTGTGTAGCGTCACCGGGGCCTCTCGCACCAGAGGCATCAGCAGGGGGCCTGCCTCCTTCAGGTAAGAGTCCGTGTTCACCCCCATCCCGAAGTGGCGTGTGCGGCTCACCTCCGGGTATATACACTCCCGGCCCTTCTGTACATTCATATACAGCCAAAAGTCATACAAAAGCGTGTTTTGGCCACTGGTCTCCCACACCGACAAAGCTTCCCTCACGAAGTCCAGCGTAATGCCGTAACCCCATTCGACCTGAGCAGACCCACGAAATACCCGCGTGTTGTCGTGAGCCAGGCCGAGAAAACCTTCCGCTGCGTGTCCGTTGACGCAACAGAGAGTTGGATCCGCCTTAAGGAGAGGAAGCGTTTGGctcatgaaggaaaagaagtctGGAGAAACTTCCACATCCTCGTCGAGAACGATAGCATAAGTGGCGTCAGGAAATCTGTCTGCAAGAAGCTGAAATACATTTCTGTAGAACTGGAAAAGCTTCGAGTTGATACCGGCCTCCACCGGCAGCGTCACGTGGGGCACGTTGAGTAGTAGCAGGAGTTGTGCTGCAGACTGCAACGCGTCGCCCAGCACAACCAGAAGGTTCCGTTGCTCTATACCATTGGCAGCCAAGACGGTGGTGAGGGTGTGGTACAGGTACTGGTGCCTGGTgcccgccgtcaccaccaccggcaCCCCCGCTAGCGCTGCCTGCCGCGTCACTCTGGACgtgcgaggaggaggcagagggtcAGGACTGTGCTCGTCACACAGGCCTCCCATCACCCCGCGGCGAGAGCAGTACCGCCAACGAATTTCCTCCAGGACAACGTTGCCACCCGGGTACATGTGCGGGGCAGGCAGCGGCATGTCCGACAGAGGCAAGTGAAGGTGAGAGCGGTGGGTGCCGTGAGCGGTGGTGACGGCGGTCTCGGAGATGGTGCGTCCACCCTTGATGAAAACCCATGTCCAGCAAGCTTGGGGCGGCAGGTGAGGAGCGAGGAGGGAGCCGAGCCGTGCCAAGA
Encoded here:
- the LOC135112643 gene encoding protein O-linked-mannose beta-1,2-N-acetylglucosaminyltransferase 1-like: MRTSNNTHSVRAFRTGDERWRWQQAKRHRQVIGVALLLLMLLLIAVVVLPLSAPSPLLLLPPSKLSRYPSALNTNERHAEISVSSGGEGWSLEVGRCSSCSPRSPDIQSVISSGKNKKNGKVAAVLYSSTQTSSSPPPVERGVSLTVLNQRDGIVIFQKVFPLWQYWARWADLEWHLQRVAPGRVVIMAVSVDGLVGLRHAAHLLARLGSLLAPHLPPQACWTWVFIKGGRTISETAVTTAHGTHRSHLHLPLSDMPLPAPHMYPGGNVVLEEIRWRYCSRRGVMGGLCDEHSPDPLPPPRTSRVTRQAALAGVPVVVTAGTRHQYLYHTLTTVLAANGIEQRNLLVVLGDALQSAAQLLLLLNVPHVTLPVEAGINSKLFQFYRNVFQLLADRFPDATYAIVLDEDVEVSPDFFSFMSQTLPLLKADPTLCCVNGHAAEGFLGLAHDNTRVFRGSAQVEWGYGITLDFVREALSVWETSGQNTLLYDFWLYMNVQKGRECIYPEVSRTRHFGMGVNTDSYLKEAGPLLMPLVREAPVTLHNVHRLQLDMWRMDLAHNISSAKVLQGNPCHASFLPFPPSSPSYVLYYKLDKAECCNDMPDPYQYGNTAKCLGLWWLSEQGHHRGVTIARFTWNSTLYLVGCPYSQYCHSRPAAIPLWDVEALTEDEFTQIENYASRGMNNVTIANEHATSDSLIVMLSGA